A single window of Streptomyces sudanensis DNA harbors:
- a CDS encoding dihydrodipicolinate synthase family protein — protein MTGGPALAGIIAYPVTPFSPDTGELDLPALRRLTGDLVDAGSHAVAPLGSTGESAYLREDEWDAVCETVLQTVAGRVPTLVGVSHWSTDTTVRRARAAARRGATAVMVLAQTYWKLSEAELERHFTAVAAAVDIPVMLYNNPGTGGIDLLPRTVVALARKIPNLTMVKESSGEAGRFREILERSGGALSVYNGSNPLALDAFRAGAAGWCTAAPCLLPRWCLELYAAQRDGAAERADALLAEQLPFLRFIVEHGLPRSVKAGLALQGRPAGAPRPPLLPLPEQETERLRGLLRRLGSHPLLDGPGAGPAA, from the coding sequence GTGACCGGCGGCCCCGCGCTGGCGGGGATCATCGCGTACCCCGTCACCCCCTTCTCCCCGGACACCGGCGAACTCGACCTGCCGGCACTGCGCCGGCTGACCGGCGACCTGGTGGACGCGGGCAGCCACGCGGTCGCGCCGCTGGGCAGCACGGGCGAGAGCGCCTACCTGAGGGAGGACGAGTGGGACGCGGTGTGCGAGACGGTCCTGCAGACCGTCGCCGGACGCGTGCCGACCCTCGTGGGCGTCTCCCACTGGAGCACGGACACCACCGTGCGGCGCGCCCGCGCGGCCGCACGCCGCGGGGCCACCGCGGTCATGGTCCTGGCGCAGACGTACTGGAAGCTCTCCGAGGCCGAACTCGAACGCCACTTCACCGCGGTCGCGGCGGCGGTCGACATCCCGGTCATGCTCTACAACAACCCCGGCACCGGCGGGATCGACCTGCTGCCGCGCACCGTCGTCGCGCTCGCCCGGAAGATCCCCAACCTGACCATGGTGAAGGAGAGTTCGGGCGAGGCCGGGCGCTTCCGGGAGATCCTGGAGAGGTCCGGGGGCGCCCTGTCCGTCTACAACGGCAGCAACCCCCTCGCGCTCGACGCCTTCCGGGCCGGCGCGGCCGGCTGGTGCACCGCCGCACCCTGCCTGCTGCCCCGGTGGTGCCTGGAGCTGTACGCCGCCCAGCGCGACGGCGCGGCGGAGCGGGCGGACGCCCTGCTGGCGGAGCAGCTGCCGTTCCTGCGGTTCATCGTCGAGCACGGCCTGCCGCGGTCGGTCAAGGCCGGCCTGGCGCTCCAGGGCCGGCCGGCCGGCGCCCCGCGCCCGCCGCTGCTGCCGCTGCCGGAACAGGAGACGGAGCGGCTGCGGGGGCTTCTGCGGCGGCTCGGTTCCCACCCGCTCCTCGACGGACCGGGGGCCGGCCCCGCCGCCTGA
- a CDS encoding DUF6003 family protein has translation MTDDAYLFLLDDPSGPLGVPPASVGDLACLETPAVRAWFDAHGVTATSPRLRLVPPEETAAIPEGAERLPVPLGDDELNRLRHRTAPESLAGIEEQLLAYREYADGRDALLGRAIAAGVPLERIVELTGEDPATVAAAAR, from the coding sequence GTGACCGACGACGCCTACCTGTTCCTGCTGGACGACCCGTCGGGTCCGCTGGGCGTGCCGCCGGCCTCCGTCGGCGACCTCGCGTGCCTGGAGACCCCCGCCGTACGGGCGTGGTTCGACGCGCACGGCGTCACGGCGACGTCCCCGCGGCTCCGGCTGGTGCCGCCCGAGGAGACGGCGGCCATTCCGGAGGGGGCGGAGCGGCTGCCGGTGCCCCTGGGCGACGACGAGCTGAACCGGCTGCGGCACCGCACCGCCCCGGAGTCGCTCGCCGGGATCGAGGAGCAGCTCCTGGCCTACCGGGAGTACGCGGACGGCCGCGACGCCCTGCTGGGCCGGGCGATCGCGGCCGGCGTGCCCCTGGAGCGCATCGTGGAGCTGACCGGCGAGGACCCCGCGACCGTGGCGGCCGCCGCCCGGTGA
- a CDS encoding helix-turn-helix transcriptional regulator has protein sequence MTRRDPAARLLRLLSLLHTRADWPGPELAGRLGVSTRTVRSDIGRLRGLGYPVSATPGTAGGYRLGPGARLPPLQLDDEEAVAVAIGLRTAAAQTVGGIEETSLRALAKLEQVLPARLRPRVAALAASTVPLPGNGPAVDAGLLAALAAACRDRRRLRFDYRDHAGNATVRDAEPHRLVSTGRRWYLVAWDVDRDDWRTFRVDRLAPRT, from the coding sequence ATGACCAGGAGAGACCCCGCGGCGCGGCTGCTGCGTCTGCTGTCGCTGCTCCACACGCGCGCCGACTGGCCGGGCCCGGAGCTGGCGGGCCGGCTCGGAGTCAGCACCAGGACCGTCCGCTCCGACATCGGACGGCTGCGCGGCCTCGGCTACCCGGTGTCGGCCACCCCCGGTACGGCGGGCGGCTACCGGCTGGGCCCCGGCGCTCGGTTGCCGCCCCTGCAACTGGACGACGAGGAGGCCGTGGCGGTGGCGATCGGCCTGCGCACCGCGGCGGCCCAGACCGTGGGCGGCATCGAGGAGACGTCCCTGCGTGCCCTCGCCAAGCTGGAGCAGGTGCTGCCGGCCCGGCTGAGGCCCCGTGTGGCCGCGCTGGCCGCCTCCACGGTGCCGCTGCCGGGGAACGGGCCGGCCGTGGACGCCGGTCTGCTGGCCGCCCTGGCCGCCGCCTGCCGGGACCGGCGGCGGCTGAGGTTCGACTACCGCGACCACGCCGGGAACGCCACCGTGCGCGACGCCGAACCGCACCGCCTCGTGTCGACCGGGAGACGCTGGTACCTGGTGGCGTGGGACGTCGACCGCGACGACTGGCGGACGTTCCGCGTCGACCGGCTCGCGCCGCGTACG
- a CDS encoding HU family DNA-binding protein, with protein MDRSELAEATARKAAEHGGEIPAGDVERVLEALFGTVTEAGALAEGLRRDRSVSLMGFGSFHLEDGTAVLRPGQALNEYLKGDVG; from the coding sequence GTGGACAGGTCAGAACTGGCGGAGGCAACGGCCCGCAAGGCGGCGGAACACGGCGGCGAGATCCCGGCCGGCGACGTCGAGCGGGTGCTGGAGGCCCTGTTCGGCACGGTGACGGAAGCGGGGGCCCTGGCCGAGGGGCTGCGGCGGGACCGCAGCGTCAGCCTCATGGGCTTCGGCAGTTTCCACCTGGAGGACGGGACGGCGGTCCTGCGGCCCGGGCAGGCGCTGAACGAGTACCTCAAGGGCGACGTCGGCTGA
- a CDS encoding PP2C family protein-serine/threonine phosphatase, protein MSSGADRNANGWRMLAGLLADSHLMPVESLPARVRENAAVAGFPEVLIYLGDLQRHVLSPLPGEGSDAGDRQARVPIQGTVAGRAFQYGQALPAGPAGEEGRDWWVPLLDGTERMGVLRVTAVHDDDRAQEEMERLASLIAMILHSKRESSDLLARLERTEPLNVAAEMQWKLMPPRVYADGRVVIAAALEPAYRISGDAFDYATDGPLVHLSVFDAMGHDTAAGLSANLAVGACRNTRRQGGGLVACGEAVEAELTEQYDQRRYVTGILATLDTRTGTLSWVNRGHHPPLIIRDGRWATHPQCPPAHPMGTGLGLESHVCREQLQPGDRVVLYTDGIVEAGGAGGPRFGLERFTDLLVRHHADGLSVPETLRRVIHAVREHHDDRLQDDATVLFCQWLGPDPGPTGEAADLGGVPETGRPPAARRNRSTP, encoded by the coding sequence GTGTCGTCCGGAGCGGACAGGAACGCGAACGGGTGGCGGATGCTGGCGGGTCTGCTGGCGGACAGCCACCTGATGCCGGTGGAATCGCTGCCGGCCAGGGTGCGCGAGAACGCCGCGGTGGCGGGTTTCCCCGAGGTGCTGATCTACCTGGGCGATCTGCAGCGGCACGTGCTCAGCCCGCTGCCCGGGGAAGGCTCGGACGCCGGGGACCGGCAGGCGCGGGTGCCCATCCAGGGCACCGTGGCCGGAAGGGCCTTCCAGTACGGGCAGGCCCTGCCCGCCGGGCCCGCGGGAGAGGAGGGCCGCGACTGGTGGGTGCCGCTGCTGGACGGCACCGAGCGCATGGGCGTGCTGCGGGTCACCGCCGTCCACGACGACGACCGCGCGCAGGAGGAGATGGAGCGGCTGGCCTCGCTGATCGCGATGATCCTCCACAGCAAGCGGGAGAGCAGCGACCTCCTGGCCCGGCTGGAGCGGACCGAGCCGTTGAACGTGGCGGCGGAGATGCAGTGGAAGCTGATGCCGCCGCGCGTCTACGCCGACGGGCGGGTGGTGATCGCGGCGGCCCTGGAACCGGCGTACCGGATCAGCGGCGACGCCTTCGACTACGCCACCGACGGCCCGCTCGTCCACCTGTCGGTCTTCGACGCGATGGGGCACGACACGGCCGCCGGCCTGTCCGCCAACCTCGCCGTCGGCGCCTGCCGCAACACCCGCCGCCAGGGAGGCGGCCTGGTCGCCTGCGGCGAGGCGGTGGAAGCGGAGCTGACCGAGCAGTACGACCAGCGGCGCTACGTCACCGGGATCCTGGCCACCCTGGACACCCGCACCGGGACGCTGTCGTGGGTCAACCGCGGCCACCACCCGCCGCTGATCATCCGGGACGGCCGGTGGGCCACCCACCCGCAGTGCCCTCCCGCCCATCCGATGGGCACCGGCCTGGGGCTGGAGAGCCACGTGTGCCGCGAGCAGCTGCAGCCCGGCGACCGCGTGGTGCTGTACACCGACGGCATCGTCGAGGCCGGCGGCGCGGGCGGCCCCCGGTTCGGCCTCGAGCGCTTCACCGACCTCCTCGTCCGCCACCACGCCGACGGCCTGTCCGTCCCCGAGACCCTGCGCCGGGTGATCCACGCGGTGCGCGAGCACCACGACGACCGGCTCCAGGACGACGCCACCGTGCTGTTCTGCCAGTGGCTCGGGCCCGACCCCGGCCCCACCGGGGAGGCCGCCGACCTGGGCGGGGTGCCCGAGACCGGCCGTCCCCCGGCGGCCAGGCGGAATAGGAGCACCCCGTGA
- a CDS encoding SRPBCC family protein: MSQVEESITVDVPVRTAYNQWTQFESFPEFMEGVERIEQVTDTLTRWTTKVNGAERSFDAEITEQIPDERVAWTTVGGEVRQAGVVTFHRIDDTTTKVMLQMDVDPEGFVETVGDKLGFVKRQVAGDLKRFKSFIESRGSETGAWRGEV; this comes from the coding sequence ATGTCGCAGGTCGAGGAATCCATCACGGTCGACGTCCCGGTCCGCACCGCGTACAACCAGTGGACCCAGTTCGAGAGCTTCCCCGAGTTCATGGAGGGCGTGGAGCGGATCGAGCAGGTCACCGACACCCTCACCCGCTGGACCACCAAGGTGAACGGGGCGGAGAGGTCGTTCGACGCCGAGATCACCGAGCAGATCCCCGACGAGCGGGTGGCCTGGACGACCGTGGGCGGCGAGGTGAGGCAGGCCGGCGTCGTCACCTTCCACCGCATCGACGACACCACCACCAAGGTCATGCTCCAGATGGACGTCGACCCCGAGGGCTTCGTGGAGACCGTCGGCGACAAGCTCGGCTTCGTCAAGCGGCAGGTCGCCGGCGACCTGAAGCGCTTCAAGTCCTTCATCGAGAGCCGGGGGTCCGAGACCGGCGCGTGGCGCGGCGAGGTCTGA
- the wrbA gene encoding NAD(P)H:quinone oxidoreductase, with translation MGVRVAVVYYSATGNVHALAKALAEGAEGSGAEVRLRRVAELAPDTAIDANPAWRAHVDATKDQVTEATLEDLEWATAYAFGTPTRYGNVTAQLKQFIDLTGGQWQAGVFHNKPVTSFTSAMNRHGGQESTILSLNNVFYHWGCVIVPPGYTDPLLFAAGGNPYGTSWPSGGGEGPDEAALAAARYQGRHLADIAGRLQS, from the coding sequence ATGGGTGTTCGAGTCGCTGTCGTCTACTACAGCGCCACAGGGAACGTGCACGCGCTCGCCAAGGCCCTGGCGGAGGGAGCGGAGGGCAGTGGCGCCGAGGTCAGGTTGCGGCGGGTGGCCGAGCTCGCGCCCGACACGGCCATCGACGCCAACCCGGCCTGGCGCGCTCACGTCGACGCCACGAAGGACCAGGTGACCGAGGCGACGCTCGAGGACCTGGAGTGGGCCACCGCCTACGCCTTCGGCACCCCCACGCGCTACGGCAACGTCACCGCCCAGCTCAAGCAGTTCATCGACCTCACCGGCGGGCAGTGGCAGGCGGGCGTGTTCCACAACAAGCCCGTGACGAGCTTCACCTCGGCGATGAACCGGCACGGCGGCCAGGAGTCGACGATCCTGTCCCTGAACAACGTGTTCTACCACTGGGGCTGCGTCATCGTCCCGCCCGGCTACACCGACCCCCTGCTGTTCGCCGCCGGCGGCAACCCGTACGGCACCAGCTGGCCCAGCGGCGGCGGCGAGGGGCCGGACGAGGCGGCCCTGGCGGCGGCGCGCTACCAGGGCCGCCACCTGGCGGACATCGCCGGCCGTCTCCAGAGCTGA
- a CDS encoding thiol-disulfide oxidoreductase DCC family protein: MRTRPVLVYDGDCGFCGTSVGFAERLIRPRCTVTPWQLADLEELGVTRRRAEHEALWVTPSGEVYGGSRAVARLLLSARGAWPVLGALLTLPLVRWAAHRVYRLVADNRHRMPGGTAACALPPGRGTGTDG; the protein is encoded by the coding sequence ATGCGGACCCGACCGGTGCTCGTCTACGACGGGGACTGCGGCTTCTGCGGCACCTCGGTGGGGTTCGCCGAGCGGCTCATCCGACCCCGCTGCACGGTGACACCGTGGCAGCTCGCCGACCTGGAGGAACTCGGCGTCACCCGGCGGCGCGCCGAGCACGAGGCGCTGTGGGTGACCCCCTCGGGGGAGGTGTACGGCGGATCCCGCGCCGTCGCCCGGCTGCTCCTGAGCGCACGCGGGGCGTGGCCGGTCCTGGGCGCCCTGCTGACCCTGCCCCTCGTACGGTGGGCCGCCCACCGCGTCTACCGGCTCGTGGCGGACAACCGGCACCGCATGCCGGGCGGCACGGCGGCGTGCGCACTGCCGCCCGGGCGCGGTACGGGCACGGACGGGTAG
- a CDS encoding SDR family oxidoreductase: protein MHAAVVTGGSRGIGRAVVERLVRDGATVVFGYASDGRAARQVEEACGGRAVAVRADSADPDQVERLFATADRVFDERAAGPLSALVNNAGVIDHTRVDELTAEVFERVMAVNACGAFLAVRAAARRMGDGGRIVNVSSTATAWPSAGESVYAASKAAVEQLTRVASRELGPRGITVNTVSPGPTDTDMLRAGAPPEAVAGVAGLTALGRVGTPADVAAAVALLLGPDAAWVTGHNLVADGGLV, encoded by the coding sequence ATGCACGCGGCGGTGGTGACGGGCGGATCACGCGGGATCGGGCGGGCCGTGGTCGAGCGGCTCGTCCGCGACGGCGCCACGGTGGTCTTCGGCTACGCCTCCGACGGGCGGGCGGCCCGGCAGGTGGAGGAGGCGTGCGGCGGGCGGGCCGTCGCCGTGCGGGCGGACTCGGCCGACCCGGACCAGGTGGAGCGGCTGTTCGCGACGGCGGACCGGGTGTTCGACGAGAGGGCCGCGGGCCCGCTGTCGGCGCTGGTGAACAACGCGGGCGTCATCGACCACACGCGGGTCGACGAGTTGACCGCGGAGGTCTTCGAGCGGGTGATGGCGGTCAACGCGTGCGGCGCGTTCCTCGCGGTGCGGGCGGCGGCGCGCAGGATGGGCGACGGCGGCCGGATCGTGAACGTCTCCTCCACCGCCACCGCCTGGCCCAGCGCGGGCGAGTCGGTCTACGCGGCGAGCAAGGCGGCGGTCGAGCAGCTCACCCGGGTCGCCTCCCGGGAGCTGGGGCCGCGCGGGATCACGGTCAACACGGTGTCGCCGGGCCCCACCGACACCGACATGCTCCGTGCCGGCGCCCCGCCGGAGGCGGTGGCGGGGGTGGCCGGGCTGACCGCCCTGGGCCGGGTGGGCACGCCCGCCGACGTCGCCGCCGCCGTCGCCCTGCTGCTCGGCCCGGACGCCGCGTGGGTGACCGGTCACAACCTCGTGGCCGACGGCGGCCTGGTGTGA
- a CDS encoding STAS domain-containing protein — MTGDDLRLVLVEARGPLAVAAASGEMDLYTVTAFHRRAAALIDDHPRLILDLSGITFCDSSGLNTLLRLRRHAGERGGRLVLSAPADQVMRMLRLTGADTVFPLYADVAEARAAQPPGVR; from the coding sequence GTGACGGGAGACGACCTGCGCCTGGTCCTGGTGGAGGCCCGCGGTCCGCTCGCCGTCGCCGCCGCGAGCGGGGAGATGGACCTGTACACCGTCACCGCCTTCCACCGGCGGGCCGCCGCGCTGATCGACGACCACCCCCGCCTGATCCTGGACCTGTCCGGCATCACCTTCTGCGACTCCTCCGGGCTCAACACGCTGCTGCGGCTGCGCCGCCACGCCGGCGAGAGGGGCGGACGCCTCGTCCTGTCCGCCCCCGCCGACCAGGTCATGCGGATGCTGCGCCTCACCGGCGCCGACACCGTCTTCCCGCTCTACGCCGATGTCGCCGAGGCCCGGGCGGCGCAGCCCCCCGGCGTCCGCTGA
- a CDS encoding aldolase — translation MATTFRETKDTLVGRAERNMRDHFGDSGLTVRQKLALTCRILFDGGHDSGLAGQITARGREPGTYYTQRLGLGFDEITEDNLLLVDEDLNVLEGTGMPNPANRFHSWIYRAREDVGCIVHTHALHTAALAMLEVPLLVSQMDTTPLYDDCAFLKEWPGVPVGNEEGEIITSALGDKRAVLLAHHGQLVAGRSVEEACNLAILIERAARLQLLAMSAGTVQPLPPDLAKEAHDWTSTPRRHQANFAYYARRALRRHPDCVAEGVAL, via the coding sequence ATGGCAACCACATTCCGGGAGACGAAGGACACCCTCGTCGGCCGCGCCGAGCGGAACATGCGCGACCACTTCGGCGACTCCGGGCTGACCGTCCGGCAGAAGCTCGCCCTGACCTGCCGCATCCTGTTCGACGGCGGCCACGACTCCGGCCTCGCGGGGCAGATCACCGCCCGCGGGCGGGAGCCGGGGACCTACTACACCCAGCGGCTCGGCCTCGGCTTCGACGAGATCACCGAGGACAACCTGCTGCTGGTCGACGAGGACCTGAACGTCCTGGAGGGGACGGGCATGCCCAATCCGGCGAACCGCTTCCACTCCTGGATCTACCGGGCGCGCGAGGACGTCGGCTGCATCGTCCACACCCACGCGCTGCACACGGCCGCCCTGGCGATGCTGGAGGTCCCCCTCCTGGTCTCCCAGATGGACACCACCCCCCTGTACGACGACTGCGCCTTCCTCAAGGAGTGGCCGGGCGTGCCGGTGGGCAACGAGGAGGGGGAGATCATCACGTCGGCCCTCGGCGACAAGCGGGCCGTCCTCCTCGCCCACCACGGGCAGCTCGTGGCCGGCCGCAGCGTGGAGGAGGCGTGCAACCTCGCCATCCTCATCGAGCGCGCGGCCCGGCTGCAACTGCTGGCCATGTCGGCGGGGACGGTCCAGCCGCTGCCGCCGGACCTGGCGAAGGAGGCCCACGACTGGACCTCCACCCCCCGGCGCCACCAGGCCAACTTCGCCTACTACGCCCGCCGCGCGCTGCGCAGGCACCCCGACTGCGTCGCCGAGGGAGTGGCCCTGTGA
- a CDS encoding STAS domain-containing protein, whose protein sequence is MTTSPDDSLRLTVTDGGRELCLALAGDLDYDTAEDLTHAVREYLAEHPAPDVLSVDCARLAFCDSTGLAALLMVRRLTAGTGTALHLRDRPALLDRLLEQTGTFDHLVGTGRAGERDTEAQTRPPRQP, encoded by the coding sequence ATGACCACCTCGCCCGACGACTCCCTCCGGCTCACCGTCACCGACGGCGGTCGCGAGCTGTGCCTCGCCCTCGCCGGCGACCTCGACTACGACACCGCCGAGGACCTGACGCACGCCGTACGGGAGTACCTCGCCGAGCATCCCGCCCCGGACGTCCTGAGCGTGGACTGCGCGCGGCTCGCCTTCTGCGACTCGACGGGCCTCGCCGCCCTGCTGATGGTCCGCCGCCTCACCGCCGGCACGGGCACCGCCCTCCACCTGCGCGACCGCCCGGCCCTCCTCGACCGCCTGCTGGAGCAGACGGGCACCTTCGACCACCTGGTCGGCACGGGCCGGGCGGGCGAGCGGGACACGGAGGCGCAGACCCGCCCACCGCGGCAGCCCTGA
- a CDS encoding helix-turn-helix domain-containing protein: MFNRVRQLRRERLMTLEALAERAGVTKSYLSKVERGQSTPSIAVSAALARALDTPLDSLFTDSEQLTDVTVTRAGERRLLTPEEEPGSRYEGIALQAGTKRMTPFMLYPPHDADSTPFRDHPGEEFLFVHRGRAELLLPSRSVELEPGDSAYFTATTPHKVRSLSADRAVLLLLISDGPGGDRAPHPHLP, from the coding sequence GTGTTCAATCGCGTGCGGCAGCTGCGCAGGGAACGGCTGATGACCCTGGAGGCGCTGGCGGAGCGCGCCGGGGTGACCAAGAGCTACCTCTCCAAGGTCGAACGGGGGCAGAGCACGCCCTCCATCGCCGTCAGCGCCGCGCTCGCCCGCGCCCTGGACACTCCCCTGGACAGCCTCTTCACCGACTCCGAGCAGCTCACGGACGTCACGGTGACCCGGGCCGGGGAGCGGCGGCTCCTCACCCCCGAGGAGGAGCCGGGTTCCCGCTACGAGGGCATCGCCCTCCAGGCCGGCACCAAGCGGATGACGCCGTTCATGCTGTACCCGCCGCACGACGCCGACTCCACACCCTTCCGGGACCACCCGGGCGAGGAGTTCCTCTTCGTGCACCGGGGCCGGGCCGAACTCCTCCTCCCCTCCCGCTCCGTCGAGCTGGAGCCGGGCGACTCCGCCTACTTCACGGCCACGACGCCGCACAAGGTGCGCTCCCTGAGCGCCGACCGCGCCGTCCTCCTCCTCCTGATCTCCGACGGCCCCGGGGGCGACCGCGCCCCCCATCCCCATCTGCCCTGA
- a CDS encoding alpha/beta fold hydrolase, translating into MEQTRHAGLFTRRFGPPPHEGAPSVVLVHGLGISGRYFVPLARRLAAGGASVLVPDLPGTARSRAAARRAPGIGAVADAVAHWHRRLSLGPCLFVGNSVGCQVIAAVAARHPRLVRGAVLIGPALEPGASGWRQAGQLLADAPREPLSLLGVAMADYLLTGPLRFAVSFRHALRDAAGAFEANLSRVRAPTLVVRGAADPVASGAWARRVARTVADGRVAEVRGAAHAAHYSAPDAVAALIGAFTAGRRG; encoded by the coding sequence ATGGAACAGACACGGCACGCCGGGCTCTTCACCCGACGGTTCGGCCCCCCGCCGCACGAGGGGGCCCCGTCGGTGGTGCTGGTGCACGGACTCGGTATCTCGGGGCGGTACTTCGTGCCGCTGGCGCGGCGGCTGGCGGCGGGCGGGGCGAGCGTGCTCGTGCCGGACCTGCCGGGCACCGCGCGGTCGCGGGCGGCGGCACGCCGCGCGCCCGGCATCGGAGCCGTCGCCGACGCGGTGGCCCACTGGCACCGGCGGCTCTCCCTGGGTCCGTGCCTGTTCGTGGGCAACTCGGTCGGCTGCCAGGTCATCGCGGCCGTCGCCGCCCGCCACCCCCGCCTGGTGCGCGGGGCGGTGCTGATCGGGCCGGCGCTCGAACCGGGGGCGTCCGGCTGGCGCCAGGCGGGGCAGCTCCTCGCGGACGCGCCCCGGGAACCGCTGTCCCTGCTCGGGGTGGCGATGGCCGACTACCTGCTGACCGGTCCGCTGCGCTTCGCCGTGTCCTTCCGCCACGCCCTGCGGGACGCGGCCGGGGCCTTCGAGGCCAACCTGTCCCGGGTCCGGGCGCCGACGCTGGTCGTGCGCGGGGCCGCCGATCCCGTCGCGTCGGGCGCCTGGGCACGGCGGGTGGCGCGCACGGTCGCCGACGGGCGGGTCGCCGAGGTCCGGGGCGCCGCGCACGCGGCCCACTACAGCGCGCCGGACGCCGTGGCCGCGCTGATCGGGGCGTTCACGGCGGGACGGCGCGGGTGA
- a CDS encoding serine/threonine-protein kinase, whose product MTNRGGQQEPTSYPLRPPLPAQRRGEPTEAAGAADGPPAPPPGPPRAEPAAAPGPDSGAGRLVGGRYRLLERLGSGGMGTVWRARDEVVDRDVAVKEPRLPETLSEAERHTAHRRMQREARAAARIDHPSVVCIHDVVTEDGSPWIVMELVRGRSLADLLDEGTLPPAEAARIGLAVLGALNAAHEAGVLHRDVKPGNVMVGRHGRVVLTDFGIAQVEGEQKLTETGAFIGSPEYIAPERVLGRRAGPESDLWSLGVTLYQAVEGVSPFRRQTTPSTLQAILLAELPPARHAEELHETIRGLLRKEPESRLTARQALGMLRSAAAGEERPAADAERTAPSATGPGAPGAGSRRRRYLLAAAAGAAVLALVAGLLLRSGGEELPEGWKRYDEYRMQLSVAAPEKWTITTEDDLESSGGPYTATRYSAPSGDRSILVDELKGVTETAVATAERWKREYEEGTPPEGGEPAVADVRAVTHQGRDAALFTGSYNANTEGAPRRLQKTLVVVSSRQERLTLTVALPAGKGAEKTAEDLLGKARLAFEIRDL is encoded by the coding sequence ATGACGAATCGCGGGGGGCAGCAGGAACCCACCAGTTACCCGCTCCGGCCGCCGCTGCCGGCGCAGAGGCGGGGCGAGCCCACCGAGGCGGCCGGGGCGGCGGACGGGCCGCCCGCCCCTCCGCCGGGTCCGCCGCGGGCGGAGCCGGCGGCGGCGCCCGGCCCGGATTCCGGCGCGGGGCGCCTGGTCGGCGGACGGTACCGGCTCCTGGAGCGCCTGGGCTCCGGTGGCATGGGTACGGTCTGGCGGGCCCGGGACGAGGTGGTCGACCGGGACGTGGCCGTCAAGGAGCCGCGCCTTCCGGAGACGTTGAGCGAGGCGGAGCGGCACACGGCGCACCGGCGCATGCAGCGCGAGGCACGCGCGGCCGCCCGGATCGACCACCCCTCCGTCGTCTGCATCCACGACGTCGTCACCGAGGACGGCAGCCCCTGGATCGTGATGGAGCTGGTGCGCGGCAGGTCCCTCGCCGACCTGCTGGACGAGGGGACCCTGCCGCCGGCGGAGGCCGCGCGGATCGGCCTGGCCGTCCTCGGCGCGCTCAACGCGGCGCACGAGGCCGGGGTCCTGCACCGGGACGTCAAGCCCGGCAACGTCATGGTCGGCCGCCACGGCAGGGTCGTCCTGACCGACTTCGGCATCGCCCAGGTGGAGGGCGAGCAGAAGCTCACGGAGACCGGTGCCTTCATCGGCTCGCCGGAGTACATCGCGCCGGAGCGGGTGCTGGGGCGCCGCGCGGGGCCCGAGTCCGACCTGTGGTCCCTGGGCGTGACGCTCTACCAGGCCGTCGAGGGGGTCTCCCCCTTCCGCCGCCAGACCACCCCGTCGACCCTCCAGGCCATCCTGCTGGCCGAGTTGCCTCCCGCCCGGCACGCCGAGGAGCTGCACGAGACCATCCGCGGCCTGCTCCGCAAGGAGCCGGAGAGCCGCCTCACCGCCCGGCAGGCCCTCGGGATGCTGCGGTCGGCCGCCGCCGGCGAGGAGCGGCCGGCGGCGGACGCCGAGCGCACCGCGCCCTCCGCCACGGGGCCGGGGGCTCCCGGTGCCGGGTCGCGCCGGAGGCGGTACCTCCTCGCCGCCGCCGCCGGAGCCGCCGTCCTCGCACTGGTGGCGGGCCTCCTCCTCCGGTCCGGCGGGGAGGAGCTGCCCGAGGGGTGGAAGCGCTACGACGAGTACCGGATGCAGTTGTCCGTGGCCGCGCCCGAGAAGTGGACGATCACCACCGAGGACGATCTGGAGAGTTCCGGCGGCCCCTACACCGCGACCCGGTACAGCGCGCCGTCCGGCGACAGGTCCATCCTGGTGGACGAGTTGAAGGGCGTCACCGAGACCGCCGTCGCCACGGCCGAGCGCTGGAAGCGCGAATACGAGGAGGGCACCCCGCCCGAGGGCGGCGAGCCGGCCGTGGCGGACGTGCGGGCCGTCACCCACCAGGGCCGGGACGCCGCGCTGTTCACCGGCTCCTACAACGCGAACACCGAGGGCGCGCCGCGCCGGCTGCAGAAGACCCTCGTCGTGGTCAGCTCCCGCCAGGAGCGGCTGACCCTCACCGTCGCCCTCCCGGCCGGGAAGGGGGCCGAGAAGACCGCCGAGGACCTCCTGGGCAAGGCGCGGCTGGCCTTCGAGATCCGGGACCTCTGA